The genomic interval GCTGTCTGAGTGTACATTAAGTTGGAGGAGTCTGTGTGTGGAGTAGGAGGAGGGCTCGCCCTGTTTCTGGAGCTGACCGGCCTGCCGTCCTGAGAGCTGTCTGCAGCGGTAGGTTTGCTTACTAATGCCCACAGCTTCAAGAGATCCTGGGCAGGGAGAAGTCAGCAGCATCACACATAGAGAGGTGAAGCCGGGTGTGATAAATGAGGGgcatcacagtttgtttttctacttCACAGCTCAGGTTGTTAGCACATAAGCCATCCTTCAGCTAGCTTAGCATTGATTAGCTAAGTGAGCTAAGCTAGCTCGCCCAAAAGCTAATTACTGAATTAGAATAGAAACGACCACCTCATTAAAACTCCCTCACACTCAAGTTGAGTATCCAATTCACAAGATACCTCACATGTACCCTGTGTCAACGTGGATTATTAAACTATGCTGATAACCTGTGATAAttcagctagctagctaacgtCATCAGCTAGCTATCATCTCTTGAACAACATGACAGGGAGTGTGCTGGATCATGTTTTGAAAATAAGCCCTAACATGTACTAACATGATACATAAGAAGGAAAACGAGATAGGCTGGCTTCAAAAATATTACAGTGTTGACATCTCAGGATTGAAGCTAAAGGTGCATGTGGCATTTATTGTGAAGGAAAGCAACCAAGTATAAGCAGGTGCAAAAGTGCTATTAGCAAGTGGACTAGGCCATGAATTCAATTCTTATTCAAATGTGTCATACCCCAAAATGTTCAGCATGAAATATACTGCAGTTGCAaggtgggaaaaaaagaaaaaaaaagcaaaacaatacAATGATTGTCATTTTATGTCAGAAAATGTAAGGTATACTCTCTTAGCATGCAACACTTTTTTATGTcaacagttaaagctgctgttggtaggaatggtgtataaaaaagttcctttttttctgctgggtttggtgAAAAGGTCATTATACCCAactgtactcatcggtaagtggagtaatttgagacaaTTGGTAAATCTCTGCGTTtcccaatgcctttgtatcaagcaatgttattattcccctcattcccgttatgacggaccaatcatagctaatctccaatcctccgtcctgattggttaaggggcggcccctactacgtcctccaatTGGTtgtgagtccggcactatcatatTGCgcacaccgatctgtgttggggggctaagaggaaatctggttgggagggagagtgttgacattcgaagttcgtctctgaaaagatgtttactctgtgactaccaacagcagcttaaagTCATTTGCCTGATATGTAAACATGCACTGTCATGTGTCACATCATCAGAGTGTGTTAATACTTCCAGGAGAAAAATGCTATTTCAAACCCTACCTCATCAGTATAAATGTCCTGAAACTGTCAAAGCACACTGTGGGATCTTGTCTCAAGTGTAGCACACAGGCTCATTTAAAGGGTTTAAAGTGAGAATTAAATACATATGTGTGAAGGGAATGTTTTGTTTGTAAGATATATTCTGGTGCTGATAACAAATCttgttatttttgcattttgaagAACTATTAGTTCAGTATAGAAAACTTTAATGTCCTCAAAGAGACAATTTGAGGTACAGCACAGCTTAAAACATGGAAAGTACATCATACTCACAGAACAAGACTAATCCAAATAACCTGTAGTAGCTGTTTTCATTACTGCAATAAGACCACCTCAACAGACACGACATAATACTCACAGTAATTGTCAGTGCTCTCTCCGCCTAATGTGTATCAACAatcatacaacaacaacaaccataatacaatataaatacataaaataacacTGGGTGTACTTGAAAACCTTAGTTCATGTATCTCATCACTAATGCATCTTATTTCATTGAGTTATCACCCTGGGGATGAATTAGTTTTTTGCACAGTATTATGTCAGGAAGCTGTGAGGAGTGTTATGAGAAGCTATTCCCAGAGTACAAGGTAATGTTTCAGATCCAATCTTGTTAGGTATTTGAAAAATCTTCCATGTTGAGGCTCATGTGTCTTCCTCAAATGTAATCAAACAGACATCAGAAACAACCAAACATTCAAAGCACATGGGATCCAGAGTTGTGAATGAGGGACACGCCCTTGCCTCAGTTAATTCTATCAATAATGTATCAGAAGATTTGCCGTGAACTGAatcattgatttgttttgttttgtcttcagtTTTGaccatgtctgtctgttttgtgtcCTCTAGTGTAGATGCCTTGGCTGAGATGAGTGTGAAGGCTTTTGAGCTTGTCCCCGCTGTGGAGAGAGATCTCCTCATGGGCGACAAGGCTCGCATCAACATCGAGTGCATCGAGTGCTGTGGGAAGCACTTGTACCTGGGTACCAATGACTGCTTCATCCACCACTTCCTGCTGGATGAGGTCACTTCGCCTAAGGGGAAGCTGAGTTACTCGGCTCAGAAGCTGCTGCACAAATACCTGGGCCTTAAGAAACCTGTTGCAGAGCTGCGCGCTGCCTCCGCTTTGGAGCGCCTGATCGTGCTCTGCGACGCTATAGTGTTCCTCGTTGATATGGTGACACTGGAAACGGTGCCCTCTGCGGCAGGAGGTGGAGCCAAAATCAGAGGTGTGACGGCCTTCAGCATCAATGAGAATCCAGTTAATGGCGACCCGTTCTGCGTGGAGATGGGCGTGCTGTCATCCAAACGACGGACTGTGCAGATTTACATGGTGTACGAGGACAGAGTGCAGCTGGTCAAAGAGGTGAACACTCCTGAACAGCCCTGTGCTGTCAGCCTTGATGGATACTTCTTGTGCCTGGCCCTGGCTACACAGTATATGATTCTGAACTACAACACAGGAGCCTCCCAAGACCTTTTCCCTTACAGCAGCGAGGAGAAGAAGCCCATCCTGAAGAGGATCGGCAGGGAGGAGTTCCTTTTAGCAGCACCAGGTGGTCTTGGTGAGTCAGGATACTAACAGGAGATCTGCGGGGGATATAATTAAGCTTCCTCAAAAATGCCTGAGAACATATTTTGCATATCAAAGAGTCTTTTTGGTCAGCTTCTTAACCTTTCTGTCAGGAGAGATCATTATCCGTAAACAACAGGAGGGGCTGGTGCCTCAGgagtttgtttttgcaggtaCTTAAGTCAGCACAAACAGACCTTGATGCTGTAAGTTCTGGCACTCTTGCTAACTGCAGTGGCTTGAATGCTCATTGACTTTAGCAGAAattgaaatacaattttttcaatcaattaaaaaaattaaattttaattattgaattgtcaatatttttttttttgttattctcTTTTTATTGAGGTATCTTGTCATTATAACACGTTTcaatacatcttaaaaacatgacattttatttatttttttattaaacaaaatacatatgaagtaaaaacaaaaacagacaaacaaaaacaaaaaaacaacctgataaTAGGGTGTCGTTAACACATCTAGTGAGAATTTACtcttatgaaaatatatatccaAATATCTCAATTCTAAAAtcaaatcttttctttttttcagtcataTAAATCAACTGGCCTCTCTTTAAATTTGCATTTCAATGAACAGTCATATAAGCCAAGAGACAGGACcagaagaaaagtaaataaagaatataagtaaataaaataaagtaaaataaaatacaacaagattGTCAATATATTTCCATGTTTAATAATCGTTGCCCCTGCTTGTTTTCTAATATCATATGACTTTTATATCTGTTTGTAATGTGTCTTTAACTTCCTCCCCTTAACCCTCCTCGTTATCTTCTCTCACCCCTCAGGTATGTTTGCGAATGCAGAAGGAGTCTCTCAGCGAGCTCCGGTCAGCTGGTCCGAGAGTGTCATTGGAGCCGCCGTGTGTTTCCCATACGTAGTGGCTTTGGATGAGAGCTTCATCACTATCCACAGCATGCTggaccaacagctgaaacagacCCTTTCATTCAGGGACGGACACATCCTTCAGGACTTTGAAGGTATTCTTCCTAATATATTCTCATGTATCCTATTTTAACTACAGGAGTAAAGCTTCATGCTGTACCTTTCCTTTGCCTTCATCAATTATGTCTCCATTAGTGACCAAATTGAATATGCCCAGGCTTTAAAGGATACTCCAACAACAAACCTACAACCATAAGGGATCAatcaatgtttatttataaagcaccaattcacaacaaatgttatctgaagactctttccaaacagagcaggtctagaccgtactctatgttctattattaacaaagacccaacatcaaaacaggatgagatccagtcccatcttacagacaggactcagtctgatctcatcttaatccaccatgagcagagcactttgcagcatttagcaagttacagtggcaaggacaaacttcctttaacaggcagaaacctccagcaggaccagactcatgttagacacacatctgctgagaccgtgttggagagagggacatagggagatgaagagagagagagagagagagagagagagagagagagagagagagagagagagagagagagagagagagagagagagagagagagagagagagagagagagagagagagagagaggagagagagagagagagagagagagagagagagagagagagagagagagagagagagagagagagagagagagagagagagagagagagagagagagagagagagagagagagagagagagagagagatagtggtgagacagatagtagtagttgtagcagctggagtctggaacctACGAGaccagggagctcagggactccagaaaggtctatggttagtaactttaatgggacaagaaaagttaaagtaagagacaggcagacagaggagagaacgATAGGATAGAGATCATATTCATCTCTCCTTCTCAAAACCTTGTGTATACACGAGCCAACTGTATTTTGACTGTTGACAGTGTGGTTGAAGATTTGGGCGTGTCATGAGCATGTGATCCCAAGAGGGAGCTACAGATGTCTGTAGAGCCAGCTTCACAATATCACTTCAAACTTGTAATTTTTGTCTCAATCTACCACCATTTCAAGCAACATCACTTCAGGCTGGGTAACAGAATTTACACAGCTCCCTTTTCTGGGTCACAAATCTTGTTACACGCATGATAACAGACTTTTAATGCTTGAAACTGGAGAGCTCCTTTTGATATTTCCATCGCATTGGGATAATAAAGATACATAATTTAGCTCTAACTATTGAGTGGTTCCATTGCACATCCTAAAAAAATTGAGAAGTAAAACAGGATTTGGTTTATTAATGAGTCCAGGGATGGATAACATCGTGGCTTTTGTGGACTGAGAAAGCAAAACCTTTTGCAGCAAACACTTGCATCCGGATTAGCAATACTGACTGACCACCATCAACCATTTACTGCCACAGAAAATCTGTCAGCATGGTGTTAAGATTGAAAAAATTACACAagctgtgaaaaacaaaaaataggcATCTAAACATAGTGATGTTATCAGATCAGGCTTTCTAACAAGTGTTAAAGTGAGTGTTTTATCTTTCAGGAAAGGTCATCCTGGCGTCCACTAAAGCAGTGTACGTCCTGGTTCCTCTTCCTCTGGAGAGACAGATCCAGGACTTATTGGCCAGTCACCGAGTGGAGGAGGCCCTCATCCTCACAGAGGGAGCACAGAGAAATATTCCCAAAGACAAGTTCATGGTAACAGacagtgtgttgttttattttttatggccTAATGTATTATTCATTTGTTATGCATGTAGTTGTCTGATGTGTCGCTTTCTCTGTCCTCAGATTTTGCACAAACGAATCCTTCAGCAGGCCGGTTTCATACAGTTCGGTCAGCTTCAGTTCCTGGAAGCAAAAGAGCACTTCAGGTGAGAGTCTGGGTCAGAGTCAGATTCTTTACAGCTTGTGTTGAATCGCTCTGTTCTGTTATTGGGATTAAACTGTGAGACTTGTAAATACCATTTAGGCTCAAGGAATccttagaaaaacattcactgtGTCATGAATGAATGTTTTTCGGGATCAGTGTTGGATTACAGTGTTTACTTTTCAGTTTCACTactgttcctttttttattacacTCAGCCAACAGAACACAAAACAGCAATGTAGTCATAAGACCCAGAGGCAGATCTCAtacacaaatatttcattaattttaataaaatcaaaaagaaaagtccATAGTTTGAAAGGGaaattcaaaattaaattaaaaataaataaataaatttaaaattaaattaaataaataaatatgttttaaaatcagataaaaaaatatactcATTAGAATAGTAGAGaagttatataaatatatgcaataaactttaaagaaaaatgaatacatacggttaaattaataaataataatgtaatagaaataataatatttaaaaacagaaaataaatataaattgatagattaacttaaaaaaatggtagattaataaataaatatataacaaaTGATAATCATTGGAAAAATAGGAAAGTaatataaatagatacatacattttaaagaaaaataaaggtaaattaataaaaaataaaatataaattatgaaAACTagaataattgaaataaatagatacataaattctaaagataaataaatcaatcaagttaaattaatgaaaaataatgtaatataaataaTTAGAATTAGATTAATAGGAAAGTAATATACATTTATACAATATactttaaagataaataaatgaaaaataataatcagtCCATCAGAAAGTTAACTGAGAAGAGATGAAGCAACAGGTCTGCTCTGAActattttttcctcttctaCTATAATGTGCAATTTGTTAGCTTGGAGTGGGATCAGGGGCAAGGCGGCATGAAACGAGGAGCAGGGTAAAGCAAAACATGGTGGTAACTGACCACTTGGACCCTAGCTTACTATGATTTGTAGAGCTGGGATTGATTGAGAAGTCTCTGTTGAATTTAGTTAATTACAAAAACAAGCTCTCTGACACCTTGGAGAAAGAAACTCATTTCACCAAACGATCAACTTTAAGAACTTTGGTGATTGACTGTCTCCCTCATAAGTGCTTTTTTACGACCCTACGTTTTATATTTGCAGGAAGGGTCAGCTGGATGTGCGGGAGCTGATATCTCTCTACCCTCTGCTGCTGCCAGCTTCCTCTTCATTCACTCGCTGCCACCCTCCCCTCCATGAGTTTGCAGACCTAAACCACCTGGCACAGGGCGACCAGGAGAAAGTGCTACGATGCAAGAAATTCCTTATTACTTATTTGGGAGAGGTAAATATAGTAAATCTGATTATTTATGAAAACATATCCAGTGAGGTCTCTAATGTATGTTTTATCTCCATGCAGGTACGAAGCACAGAGGTGGCTAACGGCTGTAGAGAAGACGTGGACACTGCATTGTTAAAACTCTATGCTGAGCAGGATCATGATAGTCTTCTGGACCTGCTGGCTTCAGAAAACGCCTGTGTTCTAGCAGACAGTGTGCCATGGCTGGAGAAATATCACAAGTGTGTATACCATTGATCTATCTACCGTGATTATTGGTTCAATTAATGAtacaattaatcgatactccaTGAGGTTTGGTGCTGTTTCCACTTAAAtcagtattctttttttttcccatgcAGATATTTTGCACTTGGGCTGCTCTATCATTATAATGGTCAGGATTCAGCAGCACTGCAGGTATGTACACCTAAAATAGATCTGTTTGTGGTTCTGATTTATTATCAACACCAACAGGATTTCTATGACTTTGAAGATAatccttgtttttttcctgacagTTGTGGATTCGGGTCGTAGACGGGGAACTGCAGGACTCCACCAGATCTGACCTGTACGAGTACATTGTGGACTTTCTGTGCTCCTGCTCAAACCTGGACCTTTTATGGAAGTATGCAGACTGGGCCCTGCAGAAGGATCCCACCGTAGGTTACCACGACCGTAAAACAGTCATCACGACGCAGTTTGTGTTGATGTCGCCTTTGTAACGCTGTCTGTTGTCTCGAGCTGCATCGGTAACCTAACCTTTCTGTTTTCTCATAGAAAGGTATCCATATCTTCACTAAGAGGCCTGCCAGTAAACACCTGACACAATTAaacactgatgatgtcatcacttaCCTGGAAAAGCACAGCATGGCGCTGCTCATCTACCTAGAACACCTGGTGTTGGAGAAAAGGTTGCAGGTAAGATAACAGGATAAAGTAAAACTGCTTTTAAAGTGGCTGCTCAGTGCAAGAGAATGTATTCAGACAACGCAATAACTCTTTCATAACACCAGAGATGATAAGTTGTTGTTAACCCAGACTTTTCTGCAGGGaagcaaacataaaaagaaTTCCCACAGCAGTATCAGTTCTCCAGAATCACAGTGCATACCTTCACATGGTCTGCAGCAGTCTCACTTTTAACCGCATTCTAAATATGAAAGTGCTCACAAGAGGAATTGTAGCTCAGTGGTCAGCACTCTTAGAGCTTGTTCCTACACTCCTGGCCTGCATTTGTGTAACTCCTGTCTTTCCTGGATTCTTCCTGGAGTCCTGCTTCGTGAATATTAGCGCATTagatacacacatttacatttcatcATCTAAAGAATATTTCTAAAGTGAGGCCgtgtctctctctgagcaacacagagacacTAAAGCACGCTTTTATAACTTGCAGGCTGGACTACTGTAATGCTCTCCTTACTGGTCTACTAAGAATACAGAAAAACAGCTGTAGTTAattcagaatgcagcagcacagaccagaaggagagcacacatcacgcctgttttaaagtctttacactggctgcctgtcgCACCAGACTACACCTCCTTTTAGTGAAttaaccaggaaggcctctcagatcctccagcccCTCTCTTtaagctgttcctcagaggagaacaaaaactttcagtgacgctgctttcagccacgacGCTCCAAGATGATGGAacaggatctgagaggagctggagatattcagacttttttttataacttcttataatttatcattttaatgtcattttatatttatttttaatattctattgttttatttatttttaactcttccaTTTCTTTTGATCAAACTATTTTTTTATTGCTATTCTTGAgctattatttatctttatctttttattgtcttaattatttatgttttatcttttattctattatttcttaactatttttatttgttgtttatttatatacatctTATTGtagttggtgtgcattagtctctacttctaaatccatttctgttttatgtttagtcattatatatttaatttatttttttcactcactcTAAAGCTCTTCGAATTGCATTAGATTTGTATTAAAGGAGCTCTATAAATGAAGCTtgatcaattaattgattgattgaaaggaACCAGTCAGTATTTGCCTGAGCAAAACTTTAGTTTGAGACATTTAGACATTTGTCTTTTTCAGAGTATCTTGCTTCAGATTCTGCCCACCAACCATCTGATGTGATGGTTACAGTAATACTCCACGAGCAGTTTGCTCACAAGCATGTTTATAATCGCTCTGTGCCCCTAAAAATTCCTTTTACATTAGGCTTTAAAACTCTTAATTTGTCTAATTTCAtagattattttattctatgatgctatttctttgtttttaaattttaaggGTGTCTTTAAAAGATCACACAGCTGAATCAAGTCTCATTTGTGTATCATTGTGTGAAAATAATCCCCACGAAGGTTTTTGTGAAGTTTGCTGCCTTGCTGCTGGAAAGTTTAACCTCAgtccttttctttcttgttctttAAATGCAGAAAGAGAAGTTGCACACACACCTGGCCGTGTTGTATTCAGAGAGAGTTTTGTCTTTGCTGTCGGAGTCGCCAAGAGATGAAGAGCAGATCACCAGAGCCAGAGACAGGCTGCAAGCGCTGCTCAGGGAGTCTAATCTGTACAGTGTACAGGTCCTTCTGGGTGAGAAATACGTCTGAAGCTCATTTTAGGTTGTGATGATGTTCAGCCTGAGAAACTACTCCAGATTAAAGCTTTGTTACAAAAAGATGATTGGAGATTCTAACATGGAGTTTGGTCTGTAATGCAACCTGTTGTTCTGCTCTGTTTAGGTAAACTAGAGAACTGTAAACAGCTGCTGCTAGAGCGTGCAACACTACATGGAAAACTGGAGGAGAACGATAAAGCACTTCACATTTTGGTGCACAAGCTCAGAGACTTCCCTTCTGCCGAGGCCTTCTGTATATGGGCGTCTTCTTCTCGGGACTCTGCGTACAGACAGCAGCTGTTCCACCTGCTCCTGGAGGTGTATCTAAAGGGGAACCAGATGTCAGCAGGAGGTGGCGATGGAGATCTGGAGATGGCTGCTGTAGACCTCCTGAATCGGCACGGGGAGGTGTTCGATGCGGCCCAGGTCCTGCGTATGCTCCCCGACGGATggtctctgcagctgctgcgCCCCTTTCTGAGCCAAGCGGTCAGAGCCAGTATGCACGCCGGTCGCACCTCCCAGATCGCCCTGAGCTTGTCCCACTCTGAAAACCTTCAACTGCTGCATGACAGGGTGAGGAGCACACCACACcttacaaacacatgcaaagatGTTTGTCTAAAAGCCAGATATGATATTTATTA from Notolabrus celidotus isolate fNotCel1 chromosome 3, fNotCel1.pri, whole genome shotgun sequence carries:
- the tgfbrap1 gene encoding transforming growth factor-beta receptor-associated protein 1 homolog, whose amino-acid sequence is MSVKAFELVPAVERDLLMGDKARINIECIECCGKHLYLGTNDCFIHHFLLDEVTSPKGKLSYSAQKLLHKYLGLKKPVAELRAASALERLIVLCDAIVFLVDMVTLETVPSAAGGGAKIRGVTAFSINENPVNGDPFCVEMGVLSSKRRTVQIYMVYEDRVQLVKEVNTPEQPCAVSLDGYFLCLALATQYMILNYNTGASQDLFPYSSEEKKPILKRIGREEFLLAAPGGLGMFANAEGVSQRAPVSWSESVIGAAVCFPYVVALDESFITIHSMLDQQLKQTLSFRDGHILQDFEGKVILASTKAVYVLVPLPLERQIQDLLASHRVEEALILTEGAQRNIPKDKFMILHKRILQQAGFIQFGQLQFLEAKEHFRKGQLDVRELISLYPLLLPASSSFTRCHPPLHEFADLNHLAQGDQEKVLRCKKFLITYLGEVRSTEVANGCREDVDTALLKLYAEQDHDSLLDLLASENACVLADSVPWLEKYHKYFALGLLYHYNGQDSAALQLWIRVVDGELQDSTRSDLYEYIVDFLCSCSNLDLLWKYADWALQKDPTKGIHIFTKRPASKHLTQLNTDDVITYLEKHSMALLIYLEHLVLEKRLQKEKLHTHLAVLYSERVLSLLSESPRDEEQITRARDRLQALLRESNLYSVQVLLGKLENCKQLLLERATLHGKLEENDKALHILVHKLRDFPSAEAFCIWASSSRDSAYRQQLFHLLLEVYLKGNQMSAGGGDGDLEMAAVDLLNRHGEVFDAAQVLRMLPDGWSLQLLRPFLSQAVRASMHAGRTSQIALSLSHSENLQLLHDRLKERKKPVFVSEKKGCHLCHNTFSEPDVVCLPGGVPVHKHCVAQRVRDSPTKRQLTNSSNHT